A region from the Medicago truncatula cultivar Jemalong A17 chromosome 6, MtrunA17r5.0-ANR, whole genome shotgun sequence genome encodes:
- the LOC25479504 gene encoding carboxylesterase 1, with amino-acid sequence MGSSAGGNIAYQAGLRCAATVDEFDFDELKIKGLILHQPFFGGSQRTNLELRLENDRALPLKANDLMWEFALPEGVGRDHKFCNPMVMDEGDDECFNEIKRLRWKILLTGCYGDPLIDRRAEFVMMLRSKGVDVVEYFGEGFHGMELLEPSKDGPLFEQIGYFINQC; translated from the coding sequence ATGGGATCTAGTGCGGGAGGGAACATCGCGTATCAAGCAGGTTTACGTTGTGCTGCAACCGTTGATGAGTTTGATTTTGACGAACTAAAGATCAAAGGGTTGATATTGCACCAACCATTTTTTGGTGGGTCCCAAAGGACAAATTTGGAATTGAGACTCGAAAATGATCGTGCATTGCCTCTTAAGGCGAATGATCTAATGTGGGAGTTTGCATTGCCTGAGGGTGTAGGTAGGGACCATAAGTTTTGTAATCCGATGGTTATGGATGAAGGAGATGATGAGTGTTTTAATGAAATCAAACGGTTGAGATGGAAAATTCTTTTGACAGGTTGTTATGGAGATCCCTTGATTGATCGTCGGGCTGAGTTTGTGATGATGTTGAGAAGCAAAGGGGTTGATGTTGTGGAATACTTTGGGGAAGGTTTTCATGGGATGGAACTATTGGAGCCAAGCAAAGATGGACCACTATTTGAACAAATAGGATATTTCATCAATCAATGTTGA